From Penicillium psychrofluorescens genome assembly, chromosome: 6, one genomic window encodes:
- a CDS encoding uncharacterized protein (ID:PFLUO_009281-T1.cds;~source:funannotate): MPENGYSAIEDYGLIGDMHTCALISKAGSLDYMCWPVFDSPTVFGRLLDDKKGDSSLKQRYLPYSNLLETRWANEDGVVTMLDYFPVSPKQMPQSSRLLSGFCPCNEPGANRFKSGLRHSSLIRKLECSRGSMELQVELFPAFNYARDPHTARAKLEDDLSKHRLQTIHFESETERLQVEIFADSREPDKLGYPKAMLNMKERSGMKGRGLVAWLRLCEGQTVHLVVHSPEKAAPSLAMIAAHLSRMEEETSDYWTDWTRKCEFRGHYRETVERSLLILKLLTYKPTGAIVASPTFSLPENVGGSRNWDYRYSWVRDTAFTLYVFLKLGYSREAESYVNFIFDRIFPHAAQDIEAGSKRPFLPLMFTIRGEYDIPEVELEHLDGYKGSKPVRVGNAAVFHTQLDIYGELLDSIYLYNKHGNPITYDQWSAIRRMVNYVCGVIQQKDMSIWESRGQIQNFIYSKIMLWVALDRGVRLAEKRTSLPCPDRFRWIQARDELYDQIMDKGYNSERGHFCQSFESREVLDASILIAPLVFFVAPNDPRFIKTLKKILESPEKEGLSSAKMVFRYDHLKANDGVGGGEGAFIMVTFWLVEAMARAAKYDVPIPNIWKLALSHFDNILSYSNHLGMFSEEVAISGEQMGNTPQAFSHLACVSAAINLEKLGREDE, translated from the exons ATGCCAGAGAATGGGTACAGTGCCATTGAGGACTATGGCCTCATCGGGGACATGCACACGTGTGCCCTCATCAGCAAGGCCGGTAGTCTTGACTATATGTGTTGGCCGGTCTTTGACTCGCCCACCGTGTTCGGTCGCCTGCTGGACGACAAGAAGGGGGATTCTTCTCT CAAGCAGCGATACCTCCCGTACTCCAACCTGCTGGAGACTCGGTGGGCCAATGAAGATGGCGTAGTGACCATGTTGGACTATTTCCCCGTCTCGCCCAAGCAGATGCCGCAGTCGTCCCGGCTGTTGTCTGGCTTCTGCCCCTGCAATGAGCCCGGTGCCAACCGATTCAAGTCGGGACTGCGACACTCGAGCCTGATTCGAAAACTGGAGTGCAGCCGTGGCTCGATGGAACTGCAGGTGGAGCTGTTCCCGGCTTTTAACTACGCACGCGATCCGCATACGGCTCGTGCGAAGCTGGAGGACGACTTGAGCAAGCATCGCCTTCAGACGATCCATTTTGAGAGCGAGACCGAGCGGCTTCAAGtcgagatcttcgccgactCGCGGGAGCCTGACAAGCTTGGCTATCCCAAGGCGATGTTGAACATGAAAGAGCGATCCGGCATGAAGGGCCGGGGCCTGGTAGCTTGGCTACGCTTGTGTGAGGGCCAAACGGTTCATCTGGTGGTGCACAGCCCCGAGAAAGCAGCCCCCAGCTTGGCCATGATCGCCGCACACCTGAGCCgaatggaagaggagaccTCCGACTACTGGACGGATTGGACCCGCAAGTGCGAGTTTCGCGGTCACTATCGCGAGACGGTCGAGCGCAGTCTCTTGATCCTGAAGCTGCTAACTTACAAACCGACAGGGGCCATCGTCGCATCGCCTACCTTTTCGCTCCCCGAAAACGTGGGCGGCTCCCGGAACTGGGACTATCGGTACTCCTGGGTGCGTGATACGGCGTTCACGTTGTACGTTTTCCTCAAATTGGGGTACAGCCGCGAGGCGGAATCGTATGTCAACTTTATCTTTGATCGGATCTTCCCCCACGCGGCCCAGGACATTGAGGCTGGCAGCAAGCGCCCTTTCCTGCCGCTCATGTTCACCATTCGCGGCGAGTACGACATTCCCGAGGTGGAACTCGAACACCTCGATGGATACAAGGGCAGCAAACCCGTTCGCGTAGGCAATGCGGCCGTCTTCCACACGCAGCTGGACATTTACGGTGAACTACTGGACAGCATCTACCTGTACAACAAGCACGGAAACCCCATCACCTATGATCAGTGGTCGGCCATCCGCCGCATGGTGAACTACGTCTGCGGCGTGATCCAGCAAAAGGACATGTCTATTTGGGAATCGCGtggccagatccagaacTTCATCTACTCGAAGATCATGCTATGGGTTGCCCTTGACCGTGGCGTCCGCCTAGCCGAGAAGCGTACCAGTCTGCCGTGTCCCGATCGCTTCCGTTGGATCCAGGCGCGGGACGAGCTGTACGACCAAATCATGGACAAGGGCTACAACTCCGAACGCGGCCATTTCTGCCAGAGCTTTGAAAGCCGCGAGGTCTTGGATGCGTCCATCCTGATCGCACCCCTGGTCTTCTTTGTGGCGCCCAATGATCCGCGGTTCATAAAAacgctgaagaagatcctcgaaagcccggagaaggaggggcTGTCGAGCGCCAAGATGGTCTTCCGTTACGACCATCTGAAAGCCAACGACG GTGtgggcggcggcgaaggggCCTTTATCATGGTTACCTTTTGGCTGGTTGAAGCCATGGCCCGA GCGGCTAAGTATGATGTGCCTATTCCGAACATCTGGAAGCTCGCCCTGTCGCACTTTGACAACATCCTGTCCTACTCCAACCACCTGGGCATGTTCTCCGAAGAAGTGGCCATTTCCGGTGAACAGATGGGCAATACGCCCCAGGCGTTCAGTCACCTGGCGTGTGTCAGTGCGGCCATTAacctggagaagctgggccgTGAAGACGAGTAA
- a CDS encoding uncharacterized protein (ID:PFLUO_009282-T1.cds;~source:funannotate), with translation MADASLAWEERPSNLAGLSSDEEDFVSSQSTASVEPDALAKKHLSTALGRLQLTQSTSDLSNGTRVFTPGTNGTDSGQTSDVRQPLHLLELPLDVLKDIIKEVTHTSDLTSLALTCSVLHSLTIPQMYSRFDIIWPESLNSATDDCSGVDALSYGLSTLVMGEDVFHQLPLPRSDRSTDACSHCGCDDRGHHSSAHLQESGTASRSRRGNYYAQYTRTFSIGNGPLHWVQEYSVTKEIGKMLGTLVALAVARMVNLEAFVWDMPTGVVREIWLALASLADRPGHHCRLERVWVRWHDNSENSVRNSSTASARLPQKYKHVEHPSLSVLPPLKSIAVLDVDEPAYVEELAVLVERSRHRLTELRIGIAAKAYLSEWLLCEKDYNLPVDPSAGWPRPGGILEILSRRDPPADEQPTQQQDDTPTVTSTTAMPVPSEGSVETEKASKSSNSSAPAGEASSQTAELPNGKSTQSVSSSSPLSKISSPMPAFQPDRELLKLELLELERVPLSVSTILPAIDWTRLTTLSIMRCQDHEKLWRALRRKYAPPAVPVRRAQDGEPRRLSTSSLDYCLQIKHLRTDNVSPYLMLFIKDALAPNTLESVFLHEAPLYESVVQVEAIYRHILRKHRLSLRKVLVDATERLAGGTDMHSTRWHKWMFNHEMISFVTSGRMPQLKELGMAMHYRDWHYFLQRLPNMPQLRALYLPHIGHTMHRELKELALQILDIVSIRPELKISYVGLQSKCYQILEAGHGEADLDVDEAHSGENTGDGLSNFDGDGDADHVGPSDDDEDSIPGFHYSDTDLISSDNNSWSDDGTEPDEYASRVRFRLQEILFYDDKISIFKARHGVL, from the exons ATGGCGGACGCCAGCTTGGCCTGGGAGGAGAGACCCTCCAACCTCGCGGGGCTCTcgtcggacgaggaggattttGTCTCCAGCCAAAGTACAGCGTCCGTTGAGCCCGATGCGCTGGCGAAGAAACATCTCTCGACTGCGTTGGGAAGACTACAGCTCACGCAGTCGACGTCCGATCTATCGAACGGTACTCGGGTCTTTACTCCGGGCACGAATGGAACGGATAGCGGGCAGACATCGGATGTGCGGCAACCGCTGCATCTGCTTGAACTGCCGCTGGATGTTCTGAAAGATATTATCAAAGAG GTCACACATACGAGTGACCTTACCTCGCTGGCGTTGACGTGCTCCGTTCTCCATTCCTTGACGATCCCGCAAATGTACTCTCGATTCGACATTATCTGGCCCGAATCCCTCAACTCGGCGACGGATGACTGCTCAGGAGTGGATGCACTGTCATACGGCTTGTCCACTTTGGTGATGGGAGAAGATGTGTTCCACCAACTGCCGCTGCCCCGATCGGACCGCTCTACAGACGCCTGCTCGCATTGCGGTTGTGATGACCGTGGTCACCACTCGAGCGCCCACCTCCAGGAGAGTGGCACCGCGTCCCGGTCGCGCCGAGGAAACTATTACGCGCAATATACGCGCACGTTCTCGATCGGGAATGGGCCGTTGCATTGGGTCCAAGAGTATTCAGTGACCAAAGAGATTGGCAAAATGCTCGGGACCTTGGTTGCTCTGGCTGTTGCTCGTATGGTGAACCTTGAGGCATTCGTTTGGGACATGCCTACGGGAGTGGTTCGCGAGATATGGCTTGCACTTGCATCTCTGGCGGATCGACCAGGACACCACTGCCGACTGGAACGTGTCTGGGTGCGCTGGCATGACAACTCTGAGAATTCTGTGCGCAACTCATCCACGGCCTCAGCCCGCCTGCCCCAGAAGTACAAACATGTGGAACATCCCTCGTTGTCTGTACTACCACCGCTCAAGAGCATAGCCGTTCTCGACGTCGATGAACCCGCGTAtgtggaggagctggctgTCTTGGTTGAGCGATCACGTCACCGCTTGACTGAACTGCGGATTGGTATTGCCGCCAAGGCATACCTGTCCGAGTGGCTGCTTTGCGAAAAGGACTACAACCTCCCAGTCGACCCTTCAGCGGGCTGGCCTCGACCTGGTGGTATACTTGAAATCCTTTCGAGACGCGATCCACCTGCGGACGAACAACCGACTCAGCAACAGGACGATACTCCCACGGTAACCTCGACAACAGCAATGCCCGTGCCTTCAGAGGGCTCGGTAGAGACTGAGAAGGCTTCCAAATCTAGCAATTCATCTGCTCCGGCAGGCGAAGCTTCTTCGCAGACTGCCGAGCTGCCAAACGGCAAGTCCACGCAATCAgtctcctccagctcgccgctTAGTAAAATCTCATCGCCAATGCCAGCTTTCCAGCCCGACCGAGAGTTGCTTAAATTGGAACTTCTTGAACTAGAACGGGTCCCCCTGTCTGTCTCGACGATATTGCCAGCAATTGACTGGACCCGTCTTACCACCCTTTCCATTATGCGCTGTCAGGACCATGAGAAACTCTGGCGGGCCCTTCGTCGGAAGTACGCTCCCCCTGCAGTTCCGGTGAGGCGAGCCCAGGATGGAGAACCTCGGCGACTGAGCACCAGTTCTCTCGATTATTGTCTCCAAATCAAACACCTGCGAACGGATAACGTTTCGCCGTACCTGATGCTTTTCATCAAGGATGCACTGGCTCCGAATACGCTGGAAAGCGTGTTTTTGCATGAAGCCCCACTCTACGAGTCGGTGGTCCAGGTCGAGGCCATTTACCGACATATTCTTCGCAAACATCGGCTGAGTCTGCGAAAGGTTCTCGTGGACGCGACCGAACGACTGGCCGGTGGGACTGATATGCACAGCACACGATGGCACAAGTGGATGTTCAACCACGAGATGATCTCGTTCGTCACGAGTGGCCGAATGCCGCAGCTGAAAGAGCTCGGCATGGCCATGCACTATCGGGACTGG CACTATTTCCTCCAACGACTACCCAACATGCCCCAGCTCCGTGCTCTCTACCTCCCACATATCGGCCACACCATGCATCGTGAGCTCAAGGAACTCgcgctccagatccttgacATCGTCAGCATCCGCCCAGAACTCAAGATCTCCTACGTCGGTCTGCAATCGAAATGTTACCAGATTCTCGAAGCAGGCCACGGCGAGGCGGACCTAGATGTCGACGAGGCTCACTCAGGTGAGAACACCGGCGACGGGCTCTCGAATTtcgacggcgacggagaTGCAGACCACGTCGGGCccagcgacgatgacgaagacAGCATCCCCGGGTTCCACTACTCCGACACAGATCTCATCTCAAGCGATAACAACTCCTGGTCTGACGACGGCACAGAGCCTGATGAGTATGCTTCGCGGGTTCGGTTCCGATTGCAAGAGATCCTGTTTTACGATGATAAGATATCAATTTTCAAAGCGCGTCATGGTGTGCTCTGa
- a CDS encoding uncharacterized protein (ID:PFLUO_009283-T1.cds;~source:funannotate), with amino-acid sequence MSTPSAIQQFHSPSTPDRSITYVHLNPGARHTLLYCYGAAHTSLVLNSYSRFLASHPDLSLLCVDRWTQGPSTARTGPALLSELSAITLELLDLLEIEQFSIACHSAGVYQMFDLARAAPTRVGHVFPISSHIPVSYTGSKMLEAMCSMPGFMFRGITKLDSSLGESKVGKALVGLVAKTMDGEGEGEGEGVGVLVVSQADRKRVAQQIEEDNSQSTDRATARAEQLDLDYRLGYRRIEGIDDDVLADFYRDCTVDVTWYTSDGDVFFGPKSAERIAKEMNKVRSKQIVNVSEATHADIYLRTRVWEGMYALTTGSRCTGDVVI; translated from the coding sequence ATGTCCACACCTTCAGCCATCCAGCAATTCCACTCCCCCTCAACCCCAGACCGCAGCATAACCTACGTGCACCTAAACCCAGGAGCCCGCCACACCCTGCTATACTGCTACGGCGCAGCACACACCTCCCTGGTCCTAAACTCCTACTCCAGATTCCTAGCGTCGCATCCCGACCTCTCACTACTATGCGTCGACCGCTGGACACAAGGACCCAGCACCGCGCGCACGGGACCAGCCCTATTATCCGAGTTAAGCGCTATAACGCTCGAGCTCCTGGACTTGCTCGAGATTGAGCAGTTCAGCATCGCCTGCCACTCCGCTGGTGTGTATCAGATGTTTGATCTGGCGCGGGCCGCGCCGACGAGAGTCGGCCATGTTTTCCCGATTTCGTCGCATATCCCCGTTTCGTATACCGGGTCCAAGATGTTGGAGGCTATGTGCTCGATGCCGGGGTTTATGTTTCGGGGTATTACGAAGCTGGATTCTAGTCTGGGTGAGTCAAAGGTTGGGAAGGCGCTTGTTGGGCTTGTGGCGAAGACGATGGAtggcgagggcgagggcgagggcgaggggGTGGGAGTACTTGTTGTGTCGCAGGCGGATAGGAAGAGAGTTGCACAgcagattgaggaggatAATAGTCAGAGCACAGACAGGGCGACGGCGAGGGCTGAGCAGCTGGATCTCGATTATCGGTTGGGATACCGGCGCATCGAGGGAATAGACGATGATGTGCTCGCTGACTTTTATCGGGACTGTACGGTCGATGTGACATGGTATACATCTGATGGGGATGTGTTCTTTGGACCGAAGAGCGCGGAGCGGATTGCCAAGGAGATGAATAAGGTCCGGTCGAAGCAAATTGTCAATGTGTCTGAGGCGACGCATGCGGATATTTATCTAAGGACGAGGGTTTGGGAGGGGATGTATGCTTTGACCACTGGGTCAAGGTGTACTGGAGATGTGGTGATATGA
- a CDS encoding uncharacterized protein (ID:PFLUO_009284-T1.cds;~source:funannotate) yields the protein MDTGEDKLTKDASPDPSTVQGFSHHAENITTDREPYGPPGLRGLLSNPFVFLCAACSTLGGLIFGYDQGVVSVILVMKQFLDHFPRVAESHAGSGFWKGLMTAMIELGALIGALNQGWIADRISRRYSILVAVAVFILGSVLQTAAVDYPMLTVARLIGGMGIGMLSMVAPLYISEISPPECRGTLLVLEEFCIVLGIVIAFWITFGTRYMAGEWAWRLPFLLQMVPAFILAGGVLALPFSPRWLASKGRNDEALESLCKLRRLPASDKRVRQELMDIQAETRFHQEMNAEKHPGLQGGGGKNTVLLELASWADCFKSGCWRRTHIGIMIMFFQQFVGINALIYYSPTLFKTMGLDYDLQLIMSGILNVLQLVGVITSVWTMDTLGRRKLLLGGSVLMAVSHIIIAVLVGLYHKDWPQHQTQGWVSVAFLLFYMISFGASWGPVPWAMPSEIFPSSLRAKGVALATCSNWLNNFIIGLITPPLVENTNYGAYVFFAVFCILSGVWTYFFIPETKGRTLEQMDHVFGDNSSEEEQARRNAIEAELLHAQREGV from the exons ATGGACACTGGCGAGGACAAGCTCACCAAAGATGCCTCGCCCGACCCGTCCACGGTGCAGGGCTTCTCGCACCATGCCGAGAACATCACCACAGACCGCGAGCCCTACGGCCCGCCCGGCCTGCGAGGACTGCTGAGCAATCCATTCGTGTTCCTCTGCGCCGCATGTTCGACATTGGGCGGATTGATCTTCGGCTACGACCAGGGCGTGGTGTCGGTGATTCTAGTCATGAAGCAGTTCCTCGACCACTTCCCGCGCGTGGCGGAGAGTCATGCTGGGTCGGGTTTCTGGAAGGGCCTGATGACTGCGATGATCGAGTTGGGTGCGCTGATAGGCGCCTTGAATCAGGGCTGGATTGCGGATCGCATTTCCCGGCGGTACTCGATTCTTGTTGCGGTGGCGGTCTTCATACTCGGCTCGGTGCTGCAGACGGCTGCGGTGGATTACCCCATGTTAACCGTGGCCCGGCTGATCGGTGGTATGGGAATTGGCATGCTCTCCATGGTGGCACCGTTGTATATCTCCGAAATCA GCCCGCCCGAATGCCGCGGCACGCTTCTCGTCCTAGAAGAATTCTGCATCGTCCTCGGCATCGTGATCGCCTTCTGGATCACTTTTGGGACCCGGTACATGGCCGGCGAATGGGCATGGCGGCTGCCATTTCTCCTGCAAATGGTCCCGGCCTTCATCCTTGCAGGCGGAGTACTAGCACTCCCATTCTCGCCGCGGTGGCTTGCCTCCAAGGGCCGAAACGACGAGGCCCTCGAGAGTCTCTGCAAGCTGCGCCGGCTGCCCGCGTCGGATAAGCGTGTGCGCCAGGAGTTGATGGATATCCAGGCCGAAACGCGCTTCCACCAGGAAATGAACGCGGAAAAGCACCCGGGCCTCCAGGGCGGCGGGGGCAAGAACACGGtcctgctggagctggcctCGTGGGCAGACTGCTTTAAGAGTGGGTGCTGGCGCCGGACACATATTGGGATTATGATTatgttcttccagcag TTCGTCGGGATTAATGCCCTAATCTACTACTCCCCAACGCTTTTCAAGACCATGGGCCTGGATTACGACTTGCAACTCATCATGTCCGGTATTCTCAACGTGCTGCAGCTGGTCGGGGTCATCACCTCCGTGTGGACCATGGATACTCTCGGCCGCCgcaagctgctgctgggcggaTCGGTGCTGATGGCCGTGTCGCACATTATCATCGCCGTCCTAGTCGGCCTGTATCATAAGGACTGGCCTCAGCATCAAACGCAAGGCTGGGTTAGCGTGGCCTTCCTTCTGTTCTACATGATTTCCTTTGGTGCTTCGTGGGGTCCCGTTCCCTGGGCGATGCCATCAG AAAtcttcccctcctccctccGCGCCAAAGGCGTCGCCCTCGCAACCTGTTCCAACTGGCTGAACAACTTCATCATC GGCCTGATTACACCACCGCTCGTCGAAAACACAAACTACGGCGCGTAtgtcttcttcgccgtcttcTGTATCCTCTCCGGGGTATGGACCTACTTCTTCATTCCCGAGACGAAGGGACGCACGCTGGAACAGATGGATCATGTCTTCGGAGACAATTCGagtgaggaggagcaggcgcgcAGGAATGCGATTGAGGCGGAGCTGTTGCATGCGCAGAGGGAGGGAGtttga